The proteins below come from a single Triticum aestivum cultivar Chinese Spring chromosome 5D, IWGSC CS RefSeq v2.1, whole genome shotgun sequence genomic window:
- the LOC123121288 gene encoding ABC transporter G family member 53: MDDAGEIHAFGRSLRRESSVWSRGGEELFSRSSRDEDDEEALRWAALEKLPTYDRARTAVLAMPEGELKEVNVEKLGAQEKHALLQRIAWVGDDHERFLSKFKDRVDRVGIQLPTIEVRYDNLNVEAEAYVGSRGLPTILNTYANVLEGLANALHLTQNKKRKISILHNVSGIIKPHRMTLLLGPPGAGKTSLLLALAGTLPSSLKMSGDIIYNGHTMDEFVPRRSAAYVSQHDLHMAELTVRETVNFSAKCQGIGHRFDLLMELSRREKEENIKPDPEIDIYLKAAATGEQKAEVVTNHILKVLGLDICADTLVGNNMLRGISGGQKKRVTTAEMLVTPGRALFMDEISTGLDSSTTFQIVNSIRQTIHIIGGTAVIALLQPAPETYELFDDIILLSDGQVVYNGPREHVLEFFKSMGFKCPERKGVADFLQEVTSRKDQGQYWINSDETYRYVPVKEFAEAFQSFHVGQAIKSELAVPFDKNGSHPAALKTSQYGASMKELLKANINREVLLMKRNSFVYIFKATQLTIMAIIAMTVFLRINMHHDSVTDGGIYMGALFFGILMIMFNGLAEVGLTIAKLPVFFKQRNLLFFPAWTYTLPSWLIKTPLSLLNVTIWVGITYYGIGFDPNVQRFFRQFLLLFLMNEASSGLFRFIAGLARHQVVSSTLGSFCILIFMLTGGFVLARENVKKWWIWGYWISPLMYAQNALSVNEFLGHSWNKTIPGFKEPLGNLVLKSRGVFPDTKWYWIGAGALLGYVLLFNILYTVCLTFLDPFDSNQPTVSEETLKIKQANLTGEVLEASSRGRVNNSTIASRDTEDGSNDESTSNHATVNSSPGKKGMVLPFVPLSITFDDIKYSVDMPQEIKAQGVAESRLELLKGISGSFRPGVLTALMGVSGAGKTTLMDVLAGRKTSGYIEGNITISGYPKKQETFARVSGYCEQNDIHSPNVTVYESLAFSSWLRLPANVDSSTRKMFIDEVMELVELSPLRDALVGLPGVSGLSTEQRKRLTIAVELVANPSIIFMDEPTSGLDARAAAIVMRAIRNTVDTGRTVVCTIHQPSIDIFESFDELFLMKRGGEEIYVGPLGRHSCELIRYFEAIEDVRKIKDGYNPSTWMLEVTSATQEQMTGINFSQVYKNSELYRRNKNLIKELSTPPEGSSDLSFPTQYSQTFLTQCFACLWKQSLSYWRNPPYTAVKYFYTTVIALLFGTMFWGIGKKRHNQQDLFNAMGSMYSSVLFMGVQNSASVQPVVAVERTVFYRERAAHMYSPLPYALGQVAIELPYIFVQSLIYGVLVYAMIGFEWTAVKFFWYLFFMYFTLAYFTFYGMMSVGLTPNYNVASVASTAFYALWNLFSGFITPRTRIPIWWRWYYWLSPIAWTLNGLVTSQFGDVTEKFDNGVRVSDFVESYFGYHHDFLWVVAVVVVSFALLFAFLFGLSIKLFNFQKR, translated from the exons ATGGACGACGCGGGCGAGATACACGCGTTCGGGCGCAGCCTGCGGCGGGAGAGCTCGGTGTGGTCGCGCGGCGGGGAGGAGCTGTTCTCGCGGTCGTCGcgggacgaggacgacgaggaggcgctgCGATGGGCGGCGCTGGAGAAGCTGCCCACCTACGACCGCGCGCGCACGGCGGTGCTGGCCATGCCGGAGGGGGAGCTCAAGGAGGTGAACGTGGAGAAGCTGGGCGCGCAGGAGAAGCACGCGCTGCTGCAGCGCATCGCCTGGGTCGGCGACGACCACGAGCGCTTTCTCTCCAAGTTCAAGGACCGCGTCGACCG AGTGGGGATCCAGCTGCCGACGATCGAGGTGAGGTACGACAACCTCAACGTGGAGGCGGAGGCGTACGTCGGGAGCAGGGGCCTGCCCACCATCCTCAACACCTACGCCAATGTACTCGAG GGCCTGGCAAATGCTCTCCACCTGACACAAAACAAGAAGCGGAAAATATCAATCCTTCACAATGTCAGTGGAATCATCAAGCCTCACAG GATGACCTTGCTTCTGGGTCCCCCTGGCGCGGGAAAAACCTCGCTGCTTTTGGCCTTGGCCGGAACCCTGCCTTCGAGTCTTAAG ATGTCAGGGGACATAATTTACAATGGGCATACCATGGATGAGTTTGTGCCACGGAGATCGGCTGCCTATGTTAGCCAACATGATCTGCATATGGCGGAATTGACTGTCCGTGAGACAGTCAACTTCTCTGCAAAATGTCAAGGAATTGGTCACCGTTTCG ACCTGCTAATGGAGCTATCGAGGAGAGAAAAGGAAGAAAATATCAAACCAGATCCAGAAATTGATATTTACTTGAAG GCTGCTGCGACAGGAGAGCAGAAAGCCGAGGTGGTCACAAATCACATTTTGAAG GTCTTGGGGTTGGATATCTGTGCCGATACACTGGTAGGCAATAATATGTTGAGAGGCATATCAGGAGGGCAAAAAAAGAGAGTAACTACAG CTGAGATGCTTGTCACACCAGGACGAGCCCTTTTCATGGATGAGATATCAACTGGACTTGACAGCTCAACAACCTTCCAGATTGTGAACTCCATCCGACAAACAATCCACATTATTGGTGGAACAGCAGTCATTGCCTTGCTACAACCTGCACCAGAGACATACGAATTGTTTGATGATATAATTCTCCTCTCAGACGGTCAGGTTGTCTACAATGGCCCTCGAGAACATGTGCTCGAGTTCTTTAAATCAATGGGATTCAAATGTCCTGAGCGAAAAGGCGTAGCTGACTTCTTGCAAGAA GTTACATCAAGAAAAGATCAAGGACAATACTGGATAAACAGTGATGAGACATACCGATATGTTCCTGTTAAGGAGTTTGCGGAGGCATTTCAATCTTTCCACGTTGGTCAAGCTATAAAGAGTGAGTTAGCAGTGCCGTTTGACAAGAATGGAAGTCATCCTGCGGCTCTGAAAACATCACAATACGGTGCCAGCATGAAGGAACTACTCAAAGCTAATATCAACAGAGAGGTGCTGCTCATGAAAAGAAACTCCTTTGTGTATATATTCAAGGCAACTCAG TTGACAATCATGGCGATCATTGCAATGACCGTCTTTCTGCGCATCAATATGCATCATGACTCGGTGACAGATGGAGGGATATACATGGGTGCTCTCTTCTTTGGGATTTTGATGATCATGTTCAATGGTTTAGCAGAAGTAGGTCTAACTATTGCAAAGCTCCCTGTTTTTTTCAAGCAACGGAATCTTCTCTTCTTTCCAGCATGGACATACACGTTGCCGTCATGGCTCATTAAGACCCCTCTCTCCTTGCTCAATGTAACAATTTGGGTCGGCATAACATACTATGGCATTGGATTTGATCCCAACGTACAGAG ATTTTTTAGGCAGTTCCTGCTGCTCTTTTTAATGAACGAGGCGTCGTCTGGACTCTTTCGCTTCATTGCTGGTCTTGCAAGGCATCAGGTTGTTTCAAGCACCCTCGGTTCCTTCTGCATACTAATTTTTATGCTCACTGGTGGATTCGTCCTGGCAAGAG AGAATGTAAAGAAATGGTGGATATGGGGGTACTGGATATCACCCCTGATGTACGCACAAAATGCACTATCGGTGAATGAGTTCCTAGGTCACAGCTGGAACAAG ACAATCCCCGGTTTCAAGGAGCCACTTGGAAACCTAGTTCTGAAATCTCGAGGGGTCTTTCCTGATACGAAGTGGTACTGGATTGGTGCTGGTGCCTTGCTCGGATATGTGCTACTATTTAATATCCTCTATACCGTCTGCCTCACATTCCTCGACC CATTTGACAGCAACCAGCCAACAGTATCTGAAGAAACATTGAAGATAAAACAAGCTAATCTCACTGGTGAAGTTTTAGAAGCATCATCGAGAGGACGGGTTAACAACAGTACAATAGCATCTAGAG ATACTGAGGATGGGAGCAATGATGAATCAACTTCCAATCATGCAACAGTGAATTCTAGTCCAGGCAAGAAAGGAATGGTCCTCCCTTTTGTGCCTCTCTCCATCACATTCGATGATATAAAATACAGTGTAGACATGCCACAG GAAATTAAAGCACAAGGTGTGGCAGAGAGCCGGTTGGAACTACTGAAGGGTATCAGTGGTTCATTTAGGCCAGGAGTGCTTACAGCTCTTATGGGTGTCAGTGGTGCCGGTAAGACAACACTGATGGATGTGTTGGCTGGACGGAAGACCAGTGGATACATAGAGGGCAACATTACAATCTCTGGTTATCCAAAGAAGCAAGAAACTTTTGCTCGTGTATCAGGATACTGTGAGCAGAACGACATTCATTCACCAAATGTGACCGTCTATGAGTCTCTTGCATTCTCTTCATGGCTCCGATTACCTGCCAATGTTGATTCCTCAACAAGAAAG ATGTTCATTGATGAGGTCATGGAATTGGTGGAACTCTCCCCCTTAAGAGATGCATTGGTTGGATTACCTGGTGTTAGTGGATTGTCGACTGAGCAAAGGAAAAGGCTAACAATAGCAGTGGAGCTGGTTGCTAACCCTTCCATCATTTTCATGGACGAACCAACATCTGGACTTGATGCACGGGCAGCAGCCATTGTCATGAGGGCAATAAGGAATACTGTAGATACAGGACGGACAGTTGTTTGCAccattcatcaaccaagcatcgaCATATTTGAGTCTTTTGATGAG CTCTTCCTGATGAAACGAGGAGGTGAAGAGATTTATGTAGGTCCACTAGGCCGGCACTCATGTGAACTGATCAGATATTTTGAG GCTATTGAAGATGTCAGAAAGATTAAAGACGGTTACAATCCTTCAACATGGATGCTGGAAGTGACTAGTGCAACACAAGAACAGATGACTGGGATTAACTTCAGTCAAGTATACAAGAATTCTGAACTATATCG GAGGAACAAAAATCTAATAAAGGAGCTAAGCACACCTCCTGAAGGTTCAAGCGACCTATCCTTTCCAACCCAATACTCACAAACTTTCCTCACACAGTGTTTTGCTTGCCTGTGGAAGCAAAGCCTGTCATACTGGAGAAACCCTCCATACACAGCTGTCAAGTACTTCTATACTACAGTGATTGCACTGTTGTTTGGGACAATGTTCTGGGGCATTGGCAAAAAAAG ACACAATCAACAGGACTTGTTCAATGCCATGGGTTCCATGTATTCCTCAGTTTTGTTCATGGGGGTGCAGAACTCTGCCTCAGTTCAGCCAGTTGTGGCTGTTGAGCGCACGGTCTTTTACAGGGAAAGAGCGGCTCACATGTACTCACCTTTGCCATATGCATTGGGACAG GTTGCAATTGAACTTCCATACATCTTTGTCCAGTCCTTAATATATGGTGTGCTAGTATATGCTATGATTGGGTTCGAGTGGACAGCTGTCAAATTCTTTTGGTACCTGTTCTTCATGTACTTCACTCTAGCTTACTTCACATTTTACGGAATGATGTCGGTGGGCCTGACTCCAAACTACAACGTTGCCTCTGTTGCTTCCACGGCATTCTATGCTCTTTGGAACCTTTTCTCGGGATTTATTACACCAAGAACT AGAATCCCGATATGGTGGAGGTGGTACTACTGGCTCAGCCCTATTGCATGGACACTGAATGGTCTAGTCACTTCACAGTTTGGAGATGTAACCGAAAAGTTTGATAATGGCGTGCGGGTATCCGATTTTGTAGAAAGCTATTTTGGGTACCATCATGACTTCCTGTGGGTGGTCGCTGTGGTGGTCGTCTCATTCGCTCTTCTCTTTGCTTTCCTATTCGGGCTCTCAATCAAGCTATTCAACTTCCAGAAGAGATGA